The region CCTGTACTAGAACTGCACTGttgaatcgtgtgtgtgtgtgtgtgtgtgtgtttgtgtgtgtgcacactgagtataccaaacattggGATAATCTCCATAATATGgagttggcccatgttgactccaatgcttcccacagttgtcaagttggctggatgtcctttgggtggtggaccattcttgttaaaacccagcagtgttgcagttcttgacacactcaaacgagtgtgcctggcacctactaccataccctgttcaaagacacctactaccataccctgttcaaaggcacctactaccataccctgttcaaaggcacctactaccataccctgttcaaaggcacctactaccataccctgttcaaaggcacctactaccataccctgttcaaaggcacctactaccataccctgttcaaaggcacctactaccataccctgttcaaaggcacctactaccataccctgttcaaaggcacctactaccataccctgttcaaaggcacctactaccataccctgttcaaaggcacctactaccatatcctgttcaaaggcacctactaccatatcctgttcaaaggcacctactaccataccctgttcaaaggcacttaaatattttgtcctgcccattcaccctctgaatggcacacgtacaaTCCATGCCtcaggcttaaaaatccttctttaacctgtctcctccccttaatctacactgatttgaagtggatttaacagttgACCAATAAGGGACATAagattcacctggttagtctgtcatggaaagagcaggtgttttctTTTTAActttttaatttaactaggcttGTCCGTTAAGATCAaaatgttatttacaatgacggccaaacccagacgatgctgggccaattttgcaccgtcttatgggactcccaatcacgtccggttgtgatacagcctggatacagccttagaccgctgcgccactcgggagccccaagtTTTGTATACTCGGTGTACATGTACCAATATAGCTTTTCTCTGTGTTATACCCACATGAGTGTCACCCATATAGTTATTAGAATGTACATTCCCATTGAAGTGCTCTGACAGGTGGACAAGCAGTAATATTTCTACAGTGTCGGGTGCATGGCGGTAAGCTCATTCCATATTACCCCTGTGTAGATTCCATGGAGGTGAAACCCATCATGACCCGGAAGTTAAGGAGGCGGCCCAACGATCCAGTCCCCATTCCAGACAAGCGGAGGAAACCTGCACCTGATATCCTTTACTAGAAGTCCAatcactctgtctgtcttgtctacAACAGTGTTGATCCATGTTAGACACTGTCCAGCTTCAAAGAATCTCGTCTTGACTGATTAGTTACATTTCACTTTTTCATCTTCACAGGGTTAAAACTTACCAGATACAGTTTTTACCCCTtcacagaaatatatatatatacatatatacacacaaatgATGATTTGATTAAGGCGAGTTGTCCTTAACGATCCACACCTCAGCTTAACTATTTGCTAACCGATGACCAGATCCTGGAAGATCTGCGAATACTGAACAAGCAGCTGAAATCCCCTAAGCGTCCAGGTATGTGAGCAGTCCAGTTTTTACAACTGTTAGAATTGTTTTGTTTCAGTCTAAATGCCATCAAGCCAAAATGAGGATGAATCAAGTTATTATACATGTTAATTTTATTTACATTAAACATCATGAACTACCAGCGTTTTTAGTAAATTAACTATTTACATTGAAATTACTTTAGTTTTTCTCACGCCATGTTTTCTCCCCCAGTGTCTCCGTCGTCTCCAGACCAAATGCCCACCATTCCAATGGAGGCCCCCTCACAGCGCTATGAGGCCCGCATTGAAGAGGGAAAGCTGTACTACGACAAGAGATGGTACATGCACACTATCTTTTTCATTTGGTTGAttcgaccatttaaaaaaaacaaaaaaaaacaatttttaaACACAGCAAAAAGGGGGAATTTTGTTCTTTTATTGTCTGCTGTTGTGGTTTATCGCTGTTTTAATAGGATTGGTCTAAATATAAGATCCACTGAACTGATTccctataatataatacctagTGTTTTAATTCATGATGCGCTTGACTTTTATTAGCCACTAGATGGCGCCACAGCCGTGTAAATCCTCATGCTCTACTTACTGAAGAATTCTTGGCTTTGCTCATATGTCTGTTTTTTTTAAGACTTCAAAAACAAGATTCAAGAAATGGAAATCATGTTTGTAGTATGTTTATAGTAACATTCCCTCTGGCcaataggtcatatttcatatAAACCAATGGGTGGCTGGAATGTTAGCCAGGCAAGCTCATACTACCTGTCACCATGAAATTACATTACATCGCTATCATGAGGATGGAACATGGGTTTTGGCATACAGAGCAGTATGCCATTTGGTGATAGTTCCATAGGCTGACAGAAATGACAGTGTTTGCTTGGATGGGATAATCTGTCCTCTCAGGCCCTTTGGGTAAAGAGTAGCTCTCTGCATAGGACATCACGCACCAATGAATAATTCCTTTTGAAGAGTGGAAAATGTGAAATGTGCTCCTCTGTGATGTTAAAAATGGCTTTCCATGACTTTCATGTAGCCTTTGATCAATTCTGAAGTGAGAGAGGGGATCTCAGTTGAGTGAAGTGTTCGCTGCTATCGTTCTCACTCCCACAGTCTCACCAGACCTAGGATAAGAAAGGCTGAGGGGAGAGGATGGTGAAGACTCAGCAGCCATGGTTGAAACCACATGTGTTCTTCTCCTTTCTCCCGGTAAATGATGTTTCATCTAATGCGCTTGCCTGAAAGcaagacagctgaagcaagcggACATATTTTCTTCAATAAAGAAATAAACCTTTTACTGATTCTGTCTGTTCCAGCTTGTCACTCCTTTTCACTTACTTCAGGGACTCTCTCCTCAGCCACAATCAAAGACTACCTGCCTTTTggccattttgtttctctctccattACAGCATTGTCAGATTATCTATTATAACCTTTAAGGGATTGTGTGCTCAAGAGGATATTGTCCTATAGGTTTCGAAGTCCTTATCTGAGTGGACTGAttcctggggcggcaggtagcctagtggttagagcgttgggctagtaaccgaaaggttgctaggtcaaatccctgagttgacaGATTAAAAatctggcagttaacccactgttccccggtagactgtcattgtaaataagaatttgttcttaactgacttgcctagttaaatagaagtAATTCCTTCTCGTACCCCTCACTTAATGCCAGATAACTGATCCTGTTATACTAAATGAGCTACATGTAATATTTTCTAGGTCATGGTTTCAATAGGACAGTGCTAAGAAATTCGTACAGACTGCAATTTAAGATAATTATCACAAACCACCAAGCATTCATTTTCCAGGATGTGAGGAAGTTTTGTGTTGCTAATGTTTTGTGCTATTtgtagtttaaaaaatatatatattcaaaaaATAACTTGTGGCTTTCCCATCAGGTATCATAAGAGCCAGGCCATCCACCTGGAGTCCAAGGAGAACACCAAGATCAGCTGTGTCATCAGCTCAGTGGGAACAAATGAGGTGGGTTTCAGTTCTCATTTCCACAGCTCGATGCTTGTACCACTTAAATCCATTATATATTAGATGGATCCATGACTTGCTAGTATAGAGTTATAGTGGTCGTAGTAGTCTGTCCAAAGTGCAGTGTAAGTATTGTATGGTGGTGTTTTTTTAAACTTATCCAACCAGGCAattcaattaagaacaaattcttatttccaagaTGGCCTGGCAAAAGGCCTCCTTTGGGGACGGGCTTAAAGATGAAATGACAAAACGGACAACAGACGGCAGCATACATACAACAGCAAACTGTCTGAAGTAAAACGACATGCTTTCTTACATAAGGCTACGCAAACTAGTGACATGGGGTGACAACCAGGAACAACTACATGTCTCAACAACCAGTTAATCTATTTGTCCTTTGAACTCCTCCAGGGACAATAGTTCCTGGAGTTTTGGGTTGGCTTGGCGGGAATTCCAACACCAGGTGGCTAAGTAAAAGGGCCATTTTTCCATGCTCTGTTCTAATTTTTGGGGCTCTTAGCATAAAACAAGATTGAGATCTTAGCTTGTATGTGTTTTCATTTCGAGCTGGAAGAGAGGATGGAAAAAATGGTAGTTTTCCTAAAATGTCCTGATATGtttaatacagtatataactTGTGGAATGTTCTTTTGATATGTTTTGGAACTCCTGATATGATGAGCACCATGCTTTTATTATATAGAGGCTCTTTTGTAAATGACCATAATGAGTCCTATTGGTTGTGTTTCCCCTCAGATCTGGGTGAGGAAGACCAGCGACAGCACCAAGATGAGGATCTACCTGGGACAGCTACAAAGAGGGGCGTTTATCATCCGACGACGGTCGGCAGCGTAGAAACAACACCCTTCACACTttctcttcatccatccatccattccttcCATTTTGTACATGCAGTATGTTGCTCCCCCCTCCCTCACGTggctctctccctcatccctacTGTGTGCTTGGAGGAAGTCTTCTCAATAACTTCCTGGTGTTTCAATCAATCAGGACCACAGGAGGGGAAGAACGACGCTTTCTGTCAGTGTCTTTTTAGACATCACCAAGCACACGTGGAAGCCTTTCTCCTTGCAAGTTTTTGCTCAAATAGCCCTTTAGGCAGTTGAGTAGAAGTGCAAAGACTGGATAGCCTCGGTATAGCAAATGTTGTCATAGCTACACTATACCTTGTCATAGGCTTAGTGAAATGATTTCCATTTTGCTTACGCCATCCAAtgctctcagatctccacaagtgctTAGGGGCTGAAGGTCGGTGTTTTGATTAGTCTTCCTTTATATACACCTAACTTGGTTCTGTAACAGTTTCAGTCAGCTGTGCCACTCAGCTTAAATCACATGTCATCTTTCTTCATCATGACATTGTGTGGTATTGTTTTTTCTGGTCAATTAACATTTTATCTTTTTTTCAGAATATATTGGATAGACTTTTAAGGTTTTAATTTTGTATCTGTATTATTGACATTAAATGAGTTCAGTTAAACCAAAATGTTGAATACATCTGACGTGTCTAAACTGGTTTTGCACATGGGAGGAAGATGAACATGAACCATTTTATATTTGATCGTTTTCTTGTGCGTTTCATTTATTAAATGTGTTACACTGAAACTGACAAAAGGCAGTAAGATACCAGCCACCACTGATCTATCTTTCAGGGCGggttttaccagagccctatagcccctggtcaaaagtagtgcactagaaagggaatagggtgccatttgggacatatacATGTTGCACTCTGAAATAATCTCCACCTCTTAGTAACATCCCACTCCAcatgctctctcctttcctccatctTAAACACCTTTCCAGTCAGATCTGGGTGTGTAAATGTCTGATAGTCTTGCCCGCTATCTGGGATTAAGCCCTCCCACAAACCTgctcctaacacacacacacgcctggcTCGTAAGGAGACAATAGCCAATAGACATGGTTGAACTCAGTATAAGCAGCTGAGAGGACACTGCAGTGTAAAGTCAACAGGAAGCAGGAGGGGTTTGATGTTCTATTAATTAACGATGTGTAGCCAAGCGTTGTGTGTGTCAGCTGGGGGGAATAGTCACTGGAGTCATCCTGCCACGTGGTTATTGCTTGTGTGCATAAAGGGCCAACAAGGGCATCAATAAAATCCACCAGCTCCGCCCCCTCTAAGCAGCCACTTCCTGTGCTTTCCTCTTTAAACTGCATTAGCTCCACCCTGTGTGTGTCCAGCACATCAATACATGTCGGCAGCCCTAAAGCTGCTTCTTGCTCAGAGCTATCTGTTGGGACAGGTATTCCCAAACGGGTACGCCCAATGCCGTCGGTGGTACGACAAATAAAAACCTGATTTCACATTTTAATAACAAAAATGTAATGTTTATTTTCCAAAAAGGCCaacatttagttttttttctttctctcctgagtagcctcgtttaaCTGCCAATAATACAagtaaaccatctagtgttcagtgaaatgacaacacaatgtcaaatacaggtagcctagtcaaataattaacatccaatcacattaaccgttactctctcgcgggaattccacaaACGTCCGAATGTAGCtactgctcattccgtttgctccAAAATTGATAAATGGTGAAAAAACTAAGGCCTgagtccatagagacacataccagctctactggtagacctgctactaccagcagtacacCTGCACCGGTCtagacacaagttgttctgcttccaccagcacatccaatgctagcatcagtaattctacatttgttgttagtccagctgtgaatctgatgcagccgaagagctactgcccccttacccgggaaagcaccgaacaacagacaggggtgttggaccatcgaagaggcgcaaatatgatgagaactacattgatttggggttcacttatattgggagtagtgcctttcctcagccacagtgtgttagaTGTGCAacagtactatctcacaactcgatgaaaccttcactcttgcgcagacttttagaaacaaaacatgccaatttgaaaaataaaccacgagaattaagatgacttttgagtagtaagacatgtataaaagcaacagataccatgaATAAGAAGGGTCTAGAATCATCTTacatggtgagctaccgagtgacGAGGACAGGCaattgtggaggacttcattcttcctgctgctgtggatatggcTGGGaaaatgctgggggaaaaggcacaaaaacattttttttttaaaaaggtcTGTTActtttatggggggtcaattaaggaagacatcctcttctgcaaaccactggaaaccaggacaacaggaaagGATATTTTTGAAggactggacagctttgtgacatcaaatggacttgtggtcaagatgtgttggtatctgtactgatggtgcaaaagccatgacagggatacatagtggagtggtaaacacgattgcaagcagttgctcccgacgccacttgggtacactgcagcatccaccgagaggctcttgctgccaagtgAATGCCTGACATCTTGAAAGACTTTTTGGACAATACATAGAAATATTTATTTTCTGCACTATGTAATGATATGGGCAGtgaccatgtaacacttttacaacatacagaagtgcactttttattgacacgtttttttgtttgagacgagcttaaagttttcttcactgaccatcattttcactcgaaattgcaacaagtggttctgtgaaaatttaatcagaagccactgccatatttctggattgggctgcgctcagagtatcttGCCTTGGCagatcgcgctgttaagacactgatgccctttgcaaccacatacatacagtatgtgtgagtgggttctcggccctcactagcatgaaaacgaaATACAGGCACAGATTGTGTGTGGagaatgatttaagactgaggctctctccaatacaacccaacattgcagagttatgtgcatcatTTCAAGCGcatccttctcattaacctgtggtgagttagaCAATTTTTAAtgaacaaataaagttttatatgtaagatggttaaataaagagcaaaatgattgattattattatattattatttgtgccctggtcctagaagagctctttgtcacttcccacaagccgggttgtgacaactcacactcattcttgagtttaatacagtgccttgcgaaagtattcggcccccttgaactttgcgaccttttgccacatttcaggcttcaaacataaagatataaaactgtatttttttgtgaagaatcaacaacaagtgggacacaatcatgaagtggaacaacatttattggatatttcaaacttttttaacaaatcaaaaactgaaaaattgggcgtgcaaaattattcagcccccttaagttaatactttgtagcgccaccttttgctgcgattacagctgtaagtcgcttggggtatgtctctatcaattttgcacatcgagagactgacattttttcccattcctccttgtaaaacagctcgagctcagtgaggttggatggagagcatttgtgaacaggagttttcagttctttccacagattctcgattggattcaggtctggactttgacttggccattctaacacatGGATATGtttatagctcagttggtagagcatggcgcttgtaacgccagggtagtgggttcgattcccgggaccacccatacgtagaatgtatgcacacatgactgtaagtcgctttggataaaagcgtctgctaaatggcatatattatattatttatttttgaaccattccattgtagattttgctttatgttttggatcattgtcttgttggaagacaaatctccgtcccagtctcaggtcttttgcagactccatcaggttttcttccagaatggtcctgtatttggctccatccatcttcccatcaatttgaaccatcttccctgtccctgctgaagaaaagcaggcccaaaccatgatgctgccaccaccatgtttgacagtggggatgaggtgtgttcagggtgatgagctgtgttgcttttatgccaaacataacgttttgcattgttgccaaaaagttccattttggtttcatctgaccagagcaccttcttccacatgtttggtgtgtctcccaggtggcttgtggcaaacctTAAACGACACGTTTTATGGATATCTtgaagaaatggctttcttcttgccactcttccataaagtgCAGAtgtgtgcaatatacgactgattgttgtcctatggacagagtctcccacctcagctgtagatctctgcagttcatccagagtgatcatgggcctcttggcggcatctctgatcagtcttctccttgtatgagctgaaagtttagagggacggccaggtcttggtagatttgcagcggtctgatactcct is a window of Oncorhynchus keta strain PuntledgeMale-10-30-2019 chromosome 25, Oket_V2, whole genome shotgun sequence DNA encoding:
- the LOC118377174 gene encoding sin3 histone deacetylase corepressor complex component SDS3-like isoform X3, which translates into the protein MAGNALIGDPNKDTEDASETDLAKHDEDDYVEIKEQMYQDKLASLKRQLTQLQEGTLQEYQKRMKKLDQQYKERVRNADLFLQLETEQVERNYIKEKKAAVKEFDDKKVELKENLIAELEEKKKMIENEKLTMELTGDSMEVKPIMTRKLRRRPNDPVPIPDKRRKPAPAQLNYLLTDDQILEDLRILNKQLKSPKRPVSPSSPDQMPTIPMEAPSQRYEARIEEGKLYYDKRWYHKSQAIHLESKENTKISCVISSVGTNEIWVRKTSDSTKMRIYLGQLQRGAFIIRRRSAA